The Mercurialis annua linkage group LG2, ddMerAnnu1.2, whole genome shotgun sequence genome contains a region encoding:
- the LOC126670275 gene encoding serine acetyltransferase 1, chloroplastic-like, translated as MKFLVAVTPSLYKAFSPHKPFSSPQILSSICTNMAACVDTPRTELSRDPNRSRSQSDESYNKYLKNYYRPSFPDDISRIPISKNQTKNLHTGQILEEEDQEPEVKEDPWLKMKEEAKLDVDQEPILSSYYYSSILSQSSLERALANHLAVKLSNSSLPSTTLFDIFTRVLEENQDIIDSVKADLIAVKERDPACISYVHCFLNFKGFQSCQAHRIAHKLWTQGRKVLAILIQNRVSEAFAVDIHPGAKIGQGILLDHATGVVIGETAVIGDNVSILHNVTLGGTGKSSGDRHPKIGDGVLIGAGTCILGNIRIGDGAKIGACSVVLKDVPARTTAVGNPAKLLGGKTNPVKLDKIPSFTMDQTSHIHEWSDYVI; from the coding sequence ATGAAATTTCTAGTTGCAGTAACCCCTTCTCTATATAAAGCCTTCTCTCCTCACAAACCATTCTCATCACCACAAATTCTCTCTTCAATCTGCACCAATATGGCTGCTTGCGTTGACACACCAAGAACTGAACTTTCTCGCGATCCAAACAGGTCTCGTTCTCAATCCGACGAATCATACAACAAGTATTTGAAAAACTATTACCGACCCAGTTTTCCCGATGACATTTCACGCATACCCATTTCCAAGAATCAAACAAAAAACCTCCACACGGGTCAAATTCTCGAAGAAGAAGATCAAGAACCAGAGGTTAAAGAAGATCCATGGCTGAAAATGAAAGAAGAAGCAAAACTAGACGTTGATCAAGAACCAATTTTATCAAGCTATTATTACTCGTCGATTCTCTCACAGTCCTCACTCGAGAGAGCTTTAGCCAATCATCTGGCGGTAAAGCTAAGTAATTCGAGCCTTCCTAGTACTACTCTGTTCGATATTTTCACTAGGGTTCTTGAAGAAAATCAAGACATAATCGACTCTGTTAAGGCAGATTTAATCGCAGTTAAAGAACGGGATCCCGCTTGTATCAGTTATGTCCACTGTTTCTTGAATTTTAAAGGGTTTCAATCTTGCCAAGCGCATAGAATTGCTCACAAATTATGGACTCAGGGGAGAAAAGTTCTAGCTATTCTGATACAGAACAGAGTATCGGAGGCGTTCGCCGTTGATATTCATCCCGGAGCTAAGATTGGTCAGGGGATATTGCTGGATCATGCTACCGGAGTTGTGATCGGAGAAACTGCTGTGATCGGAGACAATGTTTCGATTCTGCATAATGTTACGCTAGGCGGGACTGGGAAGAGTTCGGGTGATAGGCATCCGAAGATTGGAGACGGGGTTTTGATTGGCGCGGGGACTTGTATTCTGGGTAATATTAGGATCGGTGACGGGGCGAAAATCGGGGCGTGTTCGGTTGTGTTGAAGGATGTTCCGGCGAGGACTACTGCGGTTGGGAATCCGGCGAAATTGCTGGGTGGGAAAACTAATCCGGTGAAGCTTGATAAGATTCCGAGTTTTACTATGGATCAAACCTCACATATTCATGAGTGGTCTGATTATGTCATTTGA